A part of Citrifermentans bremense genomic DNA contains:
- a CDS encoding M16 family metallopeptidase: MKTISRCVVVLVIVAGAATSFAQGLAERVQEHTLKNGMKLLMVERHTSPTVAAWIRFRVGSVDERSDERGLAHLLEHMLFKGTKTLGTRDYAAEKPVLDRIEATAQKLMAEKIKRDLADPKRVEELTAELARLEKEAEKYVVKEEFADIYSRNGGAGYNAFTSKDGTTYLINLPSNKLELWAAIESDRMQNAVLREFYTERNVVMEERRRSYDAEPEGKLWETFLADAFNAHPNGQPTIGWMSDIENLTRTKAENFLHKYYAPNNAIIALVGDIDPQKAVALVEKYFGEIPPGTPVPPVAVVEPEQAGEKRTEVVGDAEPELMIGFHKPTLPAPDDYVFDVIDMLLTDGRTSRLYKKLVLEKKLATSVSSFGAPGSRYPNLFIINATPRAPHTVAEVEAAIYEELERLKTEPMTKTELQQILNHLEFEESRQMASNGGLARNLTEYEAIAGTWRYLIEHRQKVAQITSEDVMRVSKQYFTRENRTVGFITPKAQ, translated from the coding sequence ATGAAGACCATATCAAGATGCGTCGTCGTTCTCGTCATTGTCGCCGGCGCCGCCACCAGCTTCGCACAGGGGCTCGCGGAGCGGGTGCAGGAACATACCCTGAAAAACGGAATGAAGCTCCTCATGGTGGAGCGTCACACCTCCCCCACCGTCGCGGCCTGGATCCGTTTCAGGGTGGGGAGCGTGGACGAGCGAAGCGACGAGCGAGGCCTTGCCCACCTTCTGGAACACATGCTGTTCAAGGGGACCAAGACGCTCGGCACCCGGGACTACGCGGCGGAAAAGCCGGTTCTGGACCGGATCGAGGCCACGGCCCAGAAGCTGATGGCGGAAAAGATCAAGAGGGACCTGGCGGACCCCAAGCGGGTCGAGGAGCTGACCGCTGAGCTTGCGCGCCTGGAGAAGGAGGCGGAGAAGTACGTGGTGAAGGAGGAGTTCGCCGATATCTACTCCCGAAACGGCGGGGCGGGCTACAACGCCTTCACCAGCAAGGACGGGACCACCTACCTGATCAACCTCCCCTCCAACAAGCTGGAGCTCTGGGCCGCGATCGAGAGCGACCGGATGCAGAACGCGGTGCTCAGGGAGTTCTACACCGAGAGGAACGTGGTGATGGAGGAGCGGCGGCGCTCTTATGACGCGGAACCGGAGGGGAAACTCTGGGAGACCTTTCTCGCCGACGCCTTCAACGCTCATCCCAACGGGCAGCCGACCATCGGCTGGATGTCGGACATCGAGAACCTGACCCGGACCAAGGCGGAGAACTTCCTGCACAAGTACTACGCCCCCAACAACGCCATCATCGCGCTCGTGGGAGATATCGATCCCCAGAAGGCAGTCGCGCTGGTGGAGAAGTACTTCGGGGAGATCCCCCCCGGGACGCCGGTCCCGCCGGTTGCCGTGGTGGAGCCGGAGCAGGCGGGAGAGAAGCGGACCGAGGTGGTCGGGGACGCCGAGCCGGAGCTGATGATCGGCTTCCACAAGCCGACCCTTCCCGCCCCGGACGACTACGTGTTCGACGTGATCGACATGCTTTTGACCGACGGCCGCACCTCCAGGCTTTACAAGAAGCTGGTGCTGGAGAAGAAGCTCGCCACCTCGGTCTCCTCGTTCGGCGCACCCGGAAGCCGCTACCCGAATCTCTTCATCATCAACGCCACCCCCAGGGCGCCGCACACCGTGGCCGAGGTCGAGGCGGCGATCTACGAGGAGCTGGAGCGGCTGAAGACTGAGCCGATGACCAAGACGGAGCTGCAGCAGATCCTGAACCACCTGGAATTCGAGGAATCGCGCCAGATGGCGTCAAACGGCGGACTGGCCAGAAACCTCACCGAGTACGAGGCGATCGCCGGCACCTGGCGCTATCTGATCGAGCATCGCCAGAAGGTGGCACAGATCACCTCCGAGGACGTGATGCGGGTGTCGAAACAGTACTTCACCCGCGAGAACAGGACCGTGGGCTTCATCACCCCGAAAGCACAGTAA